TCTGCACGTTCACCGGACTCATCCAGGCGTGCGGGTTGGGCTTGCCGGCGTAGGCGTCCTCGGCGATGTCGATCGGGTCGACACCTTCGCTGACCACGGCGTGGGGCACGTCCAGGTCGGCGACGAACTGGGCGAACCAGTTCTCCAGGTTCATGCCGTTATCCAAAATCAGGTCCGCATCGGCGGCGCGGGAAATGTCGCCCGGGGTGGGCTCGTAGCCGTGGATCTCCGCGCCGGGTTTGGTGATGGACTCCACCCGTAGGTGGTCGCCGGCGACGTTCGAGGCGATGTCCTGGATCACCGTGAACGTGGTGAGCACGACGGGGGTGTCTTTGCCGCCTGCGGTGTCTGCGCTGTCCTGCGAACAGCCTGCCAGGCCGGCAGCAAGCGCAGCCGTGGCGGCGAGCGCGAGCACCTTGGATTTCAACATGTTGGTCCTTTTCTTTCTGTGTTCTTTCTGGGCACTTTCCGTGCGGTTAGAGAAGCGGCGGCGGGCCGACGCGGTGGGACGCGGCAATGAATCGGTCGAGCTTCTGCCGGGATTCGTCGCGCAGGTAGACGGCGAGCAGCCGCATCAGGTCCCATACCGGCGAATAATAAAGTTCGTCTGGCGGAACTTTCAAGTGTTGTCTTGTCGTACGACCCCCGTTTGCGGGGGACGAAGTAGACTTGCGCACCATGGCCAAGGCAGACCTGGAGAAGAACCCCTTCGACGCACCCAGGAGGTTTTCACATGGCAAAGAAGAAAGTCACCGGTCTGATCAAGCTGCAGATCGAAGCTGGTATGGCGAACCCGGCCCCGCCGGTTGGCCCGGCTCTGGGTGCGCACGGTGTGAACATCGTTGAGTTCACCAAGGCATACAACGCTGCGACCGAGTCCATGCGCGGCAACATCATCCCGGTTGAGATCACGGTCTACGAAGACCGCTCCTTCGACTTCGTGCTGAAGTCCCCGCCGGCTGCGTCCCTGTTGCTGAAGGCTGCTGGCCTGCAGAAGGGTTCCGGCGTGCCGCACACCCAGAAGGTCGGTTCCGTGACCTGGGATCAGTGCAAGGAGATCGCGGAGACCAAGAAGAACGACCTCAACGCCCGTGACGAGGCAGGCGCCGCTATCATCGCCGGCACCGCGCGCTCCATCCAAGCACTACAAAGAGCAGCTGGCAAAGGTTGACCGCGACAACCTGTACCACCCGCTCGAGGCCGTGAAGCTGGCCAAGGAGACCTCCTCCGAGAAGTACGACTCCACCATCGACGTTGCAATGCGCCTCTCCGTCGACCCGCGCAAGGCTGACCAGCTGGTCCGCGGCACCGTGAACCTGCCGCACGGCACCGGTAAGACCGTCCGCGTCGCTGTCTTCGCTGAGGGCGAGAACGCTACCAAGGCGCAGGAGGCAGGCGCCGACATCGTCGGTACCGATGAGCTGATCGAGCAGATCAACGCTGGCCAGATCAACTTCGACGTGGCTATCGCTACCCCGGACCAGATGGCGAAGGTCGGCCGCGTTGCCCGTGTGCTCGGCCCGCGTGGTCTGATGCCGAACCCGAAGACCGGCACCGTGACCCCGGACGTGGCGAAGGCTGTGCAGGAGTCCAAGGGCGGCAAGATCGCCTTCCGCGTGGACAAGGCTTCCAACCTGCACGCCCTGATCGGCAAGGCATCCTTCACCCCGGAGCAGCTCGCTGAGAACTACGGCGCTCTGCTGGATGAGGTGCTGCGTCTGAAGCCGGCATCCGCTAAGGGTATCTACCTGAAGAAGATCACCGTGTCCGCTACCCAGGGCCCGGGCGTCCCGGTCGACCCGACTGTGCAGAAGAACTACGCATCTGAGGCGTAAGTTCCTGTAGGCAGGCATCGCTTCGGTGATGCCGCTAGCCCCGGTTCGGTCTCCATTTCGGAGTTCGGCCGGGGTTTTGTGTTTGCGGGCGTGGTTGTCTCTCATGCGTTTGCCGGCCCACGTGCGTGTACCCGCTGTCCTGTGCTCCCATTCACCTATGCCCCCATAGTGATGCCCCAATAGTGGCCGTGAAACCCGGCACTATGGGGGTACGCCTATGGGGGTTTGCAATGCGTGACTTGGCGCGGTTCGGCCACAGCGTGTGTGGTAGCAATGCGACGCGATTTGGAGCTGCGGGTAGACGCAGGCTAATGTTGCTCACCGAAGTTTGAACGGGGTTATACCCCGAGCTCAAGTTTCACCGAAGACCGTCGGTCACTCCCCTAAAGGAGTCGAAGGTATCCCATCCCAGGGATCGGCCCACGCAGGAGAAACGTGGCACGCCTTTCAGGATGCCTCGTGCTTCTGCACGGGGCATTTTTTAATGCTCCGGGCGGATACAAGAACATGAAGTTATTGGAAGGAGGCGTGTGTCATGGCAAACCCGAAGAACGTTGCGGATCTGGCTGAACTCAAGGAGAAGTTCGCCGGTTCCAGCGCTGTGTTCCTCACCGAGTACCGCGGCCTGACCGTGAGCCAGCTGCAGCAGCTGCGCGGTGAGCTCGGTTTTGACGTTGAACTGCACGTCGCCAAGAACACCCTCGTCAAGATCGCTGCTTCCGAGCAGGGCATTGAGGGTCTCGATGACATCCTCGTCGGCCCCACCGCCGTCGCCTTTGTTAAGGGCGACGCAACCGTGGACGCCGCGAAGGTGATGAAGAAGTTCGCCAAGGACAATGACAAGTTCATTGTCAAGGGCGGCTACATGGACGGTAACGCTCTCGACGCAGCCCAGGCGGCCGCGATCGCAGAGATGGACAACCGCGAGACCACCCTTGCAAAGCTCGCTGGCGCGTTCCAGGGCTCTCTGGCGAAGGCTGCCGGCCTGTTCCAGGCTCCGGCATCCAAGACGGCACGACTCGTTGCCGCGCTGCAGGACAAGCAGGGCGAAGCTGCGTAAAGCGCTTCACGCCCAACCACAACTACACACCCCAAACCCGTGCCAGCCGTAGATGCGGTTGGACCATAGAAAGGAAGCCACCATGGCTAAGCTCACCAAGGACGAGCTCATCGAGCAGTTCAAGGAAATGACCCTCATCGAGCTCTCCGAGTTCCTGAAGGAGTTCGAGGAGGTCTTCGACGTGACCGCTGCTGCTCCGGTTGCAGTTGCTGCTGCTCCGGGCGCTGCTGGCGGCGACGCTCCGGCTGAGGAGGAGAAGGACGAGTTCGACGTCGTTCTCGAGGCTGCCGGCGACAAGAAGATCGGCGTTATTAAGGCTGTCCGCGAGCTCGTTCCGGGCCTCGGCCTGAAGGACGCCAAGGAGATGGTTGAGGGCGCACCGAAGGCCATCCTCGAGGGCGCAAACAAGGACGACGCTGAGGCTGCTAAGGCCAAGCTGGAAGAGGCTGGCGCTACCGTCACCCTCAAGTAGTCCCGTCGGCGCGTTCGGCGCTGGCGACCGGCCCTGTGGCCTGTCGCTCGGCGCTACGGCCTGCCGCTCGGCGCGTTTGGCGCCACCACTACTTTCAACCCCGTCGCTGCACCACGTGAGTGGTGCGCCGGCGGGGTTTCGCCATTTGTGGGTGGAGGGTGGGCGCGGTGGTGGGGTGGCGTGGTTGCGGTGGTGCGGTGGTACGGTTGCGCGGTTGCGCGGTTGCGCGGCCCACTGCTCCTCGGGCTGGCGGCCTGGCTATCGGCGCGGCCCACCAGCCCGGCGTTGTGCGCTATCAACTCACCGTGATAGCGCACAACACATCGAAAACGGGTCGTTTTGAGGGCCCGAGAGACTAGTTACGCGCTATTAGCTATCCGTGATAGCGCACAACGCCGCGA
Above is a genomic segment from Corynebacterium sp. CNCTC7651 containing:
- the rplK gene encoding 50S ribosomal protein L11, which encodes MAKKKVTGLIKLQIEAGMANPAPPVGPALGAHGVNIVEFTKAYNAATESMRGNIIPVEITVYEDRSFDFVLKSPPAASLLLKAAGLQKGSGVPHTQKVGSVTWDQCKEIAETKKNDLNARDEAGAAIIAGTARSIQALQRAAGKG
- the rplA gene encoding 50S ribosomal protein L1; its protein translation is MAKVDRDNLYHPLEAVKLAKETSSEKYDSTIDVAMRLSVDPRKADQLVRGTVNLPHGTGKTVRVAVFAEGENATKAQEAGADIVGTDELIEQINAGQINFDVAIATPDQMAKVGRVARVLGPRGLMPNPKTGTVTPDVAKAVQESKGGKIAFRVDKASNLHALIGKASFTPEQLAENYGALLDEVLRLKPASAKGIYLKKITVSATQGPGVPVDPTVQKNYASEA
- the rplJ gene encoding 50S ribosomal protein L10 yields the protein MANPKNVADLAELKEKFAGSSAVFLTEYRGLTVSQLQQLRGELGFDVELHVAKNTLVKIAASEQGIEGLDDILVGPTAVAFVKGDATVDAAKVMKKFAKDNDKFIVKGGYMDGNALDAAQAAAIAEMDNRETTLAKLAGAFQGSLAKAAGLFQAPASKTARLVAALQDKQGEAA
- the rplL gene encoding 50S ribosomal protein L7/L12, with translation MAKLTKDELIEQFKEMTLIELSEFLKEFEEVFDVTAAAPVAVAAAPGAAGGDAPAEEEKDEFDVVLEAAGDKKIGVIKAVRELVPGLGLKDAKEMVEGAPKAILEGANKDDAEAAKAKLEEAGATVTLK